A region of Methyloversatilis discipulorum DNA encodes the following proteins:
- a CDS encoding DUF4124 domain-containing protein, with translation MFRGFNRILIATAAALAALPASADVYKCVDADGHVTYTNDKSRARGCKLLSSEMPVSSVPGPAATMPKPAAPSGGFPSVSGDQQKARDGERRRILEAELDTETKNLEAARKALTEGEAVRLGDERNYQKYLDRIQGLKDNVALHERNVDALRKEISKLP, from the coding sequence ATGTTCCGAGGTTTCAACCGCATCCTGATTGCCACCGCGGCCGCGCTTGCAGCGTTGCCGGCATCGGCTGACGTCTACAAGTGCGTCGATGCCGATGGTCACGTCACCTATACCAACGACAAGTCGCGTGCGCGCGGCTGCAAGCTGCTGTCCAGCGAAATGCCGGTCAGCTCGGTGCCCGGGCCGGCGGCGACTATGCCCAAGCCGGCCGCGCCGTCGGGCGGATTTCCGAGCGTCAGCGGCGACCAGCAGAAGGCGCGCGACGGCGAACGCCGGCGCATACTCGAAGCCGAGCTCGACACCGAAACGAAGAATCTCGAAGCGGCGCGCAAGGCGCTCACCGAGGGCGAAGCGGTGCGGCTGGGCGATGAGCGCAACTACCAGAAGTATCTCGATCGCATCCAGGGGCTCAAGGACAATGTCGCTCTGCACGAACGCAACGTCGACGCGCTGCGCAAGGAGATTTCCAAACTGCCCTGA